Proteins encoded in a region of the Vanessa atalanta chromosome 23, ilVanAtal1.2, whole genome shotgun sequence genome:
- the LOC125073176 gene encoding NADPH-dependent diflavin oxidoreductase 1 — MNDIGRLVVLYGSQTFTAQEVAERIWRTTKILGFKGPVQAMDDYPISRLIHEEFALFVCATTGQGDEPDNMRKFWKLLLRKNLPSNSLMKLKFGVLGLGDSSYSKFNFVGKKLHKRLIQLGAKPLLDIALCDYQHDLGHDAVMIPWLKDFFATMRAHFPNLKTDTLKTSFIPRWKVSILKLSEQPDEISLNQDIYYAKGHKDHFHDATYFELEENKRTTDETHFQDVRLITLKTTKDRIHYNPGDVFNIRPRNCKEDVDDLFDIFHTHNIDIKPHYHLLVEEYHDDMPVPDFLKEPLTLYEIAEQYWDLKAYPTQYVFSLLALISEDKLERDKCLELSSAEGQEDWLNYCRRPRRTVLEVLHDFHKSASKLTIEIIFELFSTIKPRSFSIASSGLASEGRKLELLIVVVKYYSKLKKARLGLASNWLKSLNVGDKVYGWIKKGTFKFPTDVNVPHIFIGPGTGLAPFRSLLQEKIIQGTANKDTMHLFFGCRYKEKDYHCREELEKMVEDRKLTLYCAFSRDQENKIYVQHKIAENRNLLWRLINELGAFIFISGNAKNMPDNVRDAFIEDVFNKSGNIELEQAKEMLNKMERNNRLQVETW, encoded by the exons ATGAACGACATAGGTAGACTTGTAGTTTTATATGGAAGTCAAACCTTTACCGCGCAAGAAGTTGCCGAACGAATATGGCGTACAACAAAGATATTAGGCTTCAAGGGCCCCGTACAGGCCATGGATGATTATCCAATATCTCGTTTAATTCATGAGGAATTCGCGCTATTTGTTTGTGCAACAACCGGTCAAGGAGACGAACCGGATAATATGAGAAAGTTCTGGAAGTTACTCCTCCGAAAAAATCTCCCTTCAAATTCTTTAATGAAACTTAAGTTCGGTGTTCTCGGTTTAGGTGACTCGTCATATTCTAAGTTTAATTTCGTGGGAAAAAAACTTCATAAACGACTGATACAGCTCGGTGCTAAACCTCTCTTGGATATAG CTTTATGTGACTACCAACATGACTTAGGTCATGATGCCGTCATGATTCCATGGCTTAAAGACTTTTTTGCAACAATGAGAGCTcattttccaaatttaaaaaccgACACCCTCAAAACCTCTTTCATACCAAGATGGAAAGTTtctatattgaaattatctgaGCAACCCGATGAAATCAGCCTTAATCAAGATATTTATTATGCGAAAGGTCATAAGGACCATTTCCATGATGCAACTTATTTTGaattagaagaaaataaaagaacaacAGATGAAACACATTTTCAG gaTGTAAGACTAATTACTCTTAAAACTACAAAGGATAGAATTCATTATAATCCAGgtgatgtttttaatataagaccACGAAATTGTAAAGAGGATGTCGATGACCtctttgatatatttcatacgcacaatatagatataaaaccGCATTATCACCTCTTAGTTGAAGAATATCACGACG ACATGCCAGTTCCGGATTTCCTTAAAGAGCCTCTCACACTATACGAAATAGCAGAACAGTACTGGGATCTGAAGGCGTATCCAACACAATATGTCTTCTCTCTTCTTGCACTTATTTCCGAAGATAaattagaaagagacaaatgTCTTGAACTCAGCTCGGCTGAGGGTCAGGAAGACTGGTTGAATTATTGTAGAAGGCCCCGAAGGACTGTCCTTGAA GTTCTTCACGATTTTCACAAATCAGCCTCGAAGCttacaatagaaataatattcgaATTATTCTCGACTATAAAACCCAGGTCGTTTTCCATAGCGAGCAGTGGTCTCGCGTCTGAGGGCAGGAAGCTAGAACTACTTATTGTCGTGGttaaatattatagcaaattaaaaaaagcgaGACTGGGTTTAGCTTCGAACTGGCTGAAAAGTCTCAATGTAGGAGATAAAGTTTATGGCTGGATTAAGAAGGGCACATTCAAGTTTCCAACGGATGTG AATGTTCCTCATATATTTATAGGGCCTGGCACTGGACTGGCCCCATTCAGGAGTTTGTTACAAGAGAAGATAATCCAAGGAACGGCTAATAAAGACACAATGCACCTTTTCTTTGGCTGCAGATACAAAGAAAAAGACTACCATTGTCGGGAAGAATTGGAAAAAATGGTCGAAGATAGGAAACTAACTTTGTATTGCGCCTTTTCAAGAGATCAGGAGAATAAGAT ttaCGTTCAACACAAAATAGCCGAAAATAGAAACTTGTTATGGCGACTTATAAATGAATTGggagcttttatttttatatctggcAACGCCAAGAATATGCCGGATAACGTCCGTGACGCGTTCATAGAGGATGTATTTAATAAGAGTGGCAACATTGAATTAGAGCAAGCTAaggaaatgttaaataaaatggaGCGAAATAACAGATTACAAGTGGAGACTTGGTGA
- the LOC125073177 gene encoding U3 small nucleolar ribonucleoprotein protein IMP4 gives MLRRQARLRREYLYRKSVEDKQKSIQAKKDQLKKSLEENIPIHGDLRKEALALQKRLEYEDKGPERAAVIGGISGGANTLNSQDDEYRFAGVDDPKIMITTSREPSARLKMFVKELRLIFPNSQRMNRGGYEMSQLIHACRANDVTDFIIVHETRGVPDSLVICHLPYGPTASFTLSGVVMRHDIPDIGPMSEQYPHLIFHNFKTDLGIRTMSILKYLFPVPKAESKRVITFANNDDYICFRQHTYRKAGKDIELTEIGPRFQMKLYEIKLGTLEALDAANTEWALRPYMNTAAKRRFLSNEDGWQEEE, from the exons ATGTTACGACGGCAGGCGCGTTTGCGCCGCGAATACTTATATAGGAAATCAGTGGAGGATAAACAAAAGAGTATTCAAGCGAAAAAGGATCAGTTGAAAAAAAGTTTGGAGGAAAACATTCCTATACATGGTGATTTACGTAAAGAAGCGCTCGCTTTGCAGAAAAGACTAGAATATGAGGATAAag GTCCAGAAAGGGCAGCAGTAATTGGCGGTATCAGTGGTGGAGCAAACACACTCAACTCGCAAGATGATGAGTACAGATTTGCGGGTGTTGATGACCCTAAGATCATGATAACAACCTCCAGAGAGCCAAGTGCTAGGCTGAAGATGTTTGTGAAGGAACTCAG ACTGATATTTCCAAACAGTCAACGTATGAACCGTGGTGGTTATGAAATGTCACAGCTGATTCATGCGTGTCGGGCGAACGATGTCACCGACTTCATCATTGTACACGAGACTAGAGGTGTGCCAGACAGTTTG gtAATCTGCCACTTGCCGTACGGTCCAACGGCGTCGTTCACTCTATCCGGCGTGGTAATGAGACACGACATACCAGACATCGGACCCATGAGCGAACAATACCCACACCTCATATTCCACAACTTCAAAACTGATCTAG GTATAAGAACAATGAGTATTTTGAAATATCTGTTTCCCGTTCCGAAGGCCGAATCCAAGAGAGTGATCACATTTGCTAACAATGATGATTACATATGTTTCAGACAACATACATACAGAAAG gcCGGTAAAGATATAGAATTAACAGAAATAGGCCCGAGGTTCCAAATGAAGTTGTATGAAATCAAGCTCGGCACCCTGGAAGCCTTGGACGCAGCCAACACTGAATGGGCTCTCCGACCATACATGAACACAGCTGCTAAGAGAAGATTTTTGAGCAATGAGGATGGCTGGCAGGAAGaggaataa